The Aminipila terrae nucleotide sequence TGCAATTTAGATTTTATTCATATATACTGTGTGTTGCGAAATATTTGCATTTTCTTATGTATATTGCATAAGAGTGTAACAAATTAAGTATAAAGTGGGGTGAATTAAAATGGCAAATATTAAATCCGCAAAGAAAAGAATCCTGGTAATCAACAAGAAATCAGCAAGAAACAGACGTATCAAATCACATCTAAAGGCAATCTTGAAGAACTTCGAAGCTGCAATCGCTGCTGGCGATATGGCTACAGCAAAAGAAAAGTTGGCTTTAGCAGAAAAGAAGCTTATGCAGGCTGCTGCAAAGAATACTATTCATAAAAATGCTGCGTCCAGAAAGGTTTCCAGATTAACTAAGAGATTCAATAAGGCTCAGTAAGTCTCACCCGTCCCCACCATGGGTAAGTTAAACCCATAGATTGAGAATTTAAACAATCGAAAACCGCTGGATGTGTCTCCCAGCGGTTTTACTTTTTTTGAAATGATTAAAATATAATTATAATTCCTTTTTCCAGTAATTCATTTTCTAGTTAGTCCTGAATACTCACATTATTTCTAAATTCGCTTGGAGTCATATGCCTTAACTGAACAAAATTCCTTCTGAAAGTTTTTACAGTATTATAACCCACTCCGATAGCAATATCTGTTATTTCCATTTCTGTTTCAATGAGAAATTCACAGGCTTTATTTATTCTTGTTAAGTTTAAAAAATCATAAAAGTTTTTTTCAACCTGCAAAAGAAGGGATTTATTTAATTCCGTCAGGGATATATGGAACTTATCAGCAACAGCTTGTGCTGTTAAATCTTCAGAAAAATTTCTCAATATATATTCAACAATTTTATAATCCTGCTTTGTTTCTTTTATTTTACCTACATGCAGGGCTTTTCCATATGTTTTCCTGTAATTCCCAATCTTATCATCCATTCGGGCAGAAAATACTTTAGATATGTGTGCAGCATCTACATACCCTATAATAGAAGCCAGTTCCTCCAGTGTAAAATCTGTGTATAGTAAATAATTTATAGTTTTGGTTACTCTCATTTCATTAATTAGTTCAT carries:
- the rpsT gene encoding 30S ribosomal protein S20: MANIKSAKKRILVINKKSARNRRIKSHLKAILKNFEAAIAAGDMATAKEKLALAEKKLMQAAAKNTIHKNAASRKVSRLTKRFNKAQ